One genomic segment of Blastopirellula marina includes these proteins:
- a CDS encoding DUF1569 domain-containing protein codes for MSFHRNGASDKLSRRELHFENFEDVLGEARSLSRVGYHRVSKWSLGQICDHLSRFMDASLDGFPPAPFYAAIVRPIARMMYLGKILRNEQMPARLPTLKEFTPGEWAEDPKAIPQLEAAIARITDPNAQFVPSPLFGSLTNDQWRKVHLWHCQHHLEFLIPAAKDATA; via the coding sequence ATGAGCTTTCATCGCAATGGCGCAAGCGACAAGTTGTCGCGGCGCGAACTTCATTTCGAGAACTTCGAAGACGTTCTCGGTGAAGCAAGAAGTCTTTCTCGTGTCGGTTACCACCGCGTATCGAAGTGGTCGCTAGGACAAATCTGCGATCACCTATCGCGATTCATGGATGCGTCGCTCGACGGTTTTCCGCCAGCACCTTTCTATGCCGCGATCGTTCGGCCGATTGCCCGCATGATGTACCTGGGCAAGATTCTGCGAAACGAGCAGATGCCGGCCAGGCTACCCACGCTCAAGGAGTTCACTCCCGGAGAATGGGCTGAGGATCCCAAGGCGATTCCTCAACTGGAAGCTGCAATCGCCCGAATTACCGACCCCAACGCCCAGTTCGTTCCATCGCCACTTTTTGGCAGTTTAACGAACGATCAGTGGCGAAAGGTTCACCTGTGGCATTGCCAGCATCACCTGGAATTCCTCATTCCAGCAGCTAAAGACGCAACGGCGTAA
- a CDS encoding TatD family hydrolase: MKFIDPHIHVTSRTTDDYEAMAKAGVAAIIEPAFWLGQPRTNVGSFQDYFSSLVGFEKFRAAQFGIRHYCTIGLNSKEANNEALAEQVMEIMPLFLAKENVVAVGEIGFDDMTALEEKYLRLQLEMAKEVDLPVLIHTPHRNKKQGTYRSMDIIEEHEIPPHLVVIDHNNEETCEEVLRRGYWAAFTIYPKTKMGNERMVEIVKKYGPERIIVDSSADWGVSDPLAVPKTGNLMLERGVPQEHVELTCYKNALAAYGQSGQFEESDWLTPEPIDQRTLFEGNSVLRGGQAPRVDKPEDDRIIQ; encoded by the coding sequence ATGAAATTCATCGACCCCCACATTCACGTTACCTCGCGTACGACCGACGACTACGAAGCGATGGCCAAAGCAGGCGTGGCGGCGATCATCGAGCCGGCATTTTGGCTGGGGCAACCTCGCACCAACGTCGGTTCCTTCCAGGACTACTTCAGCAGCCTGGTCGGTTTCGAGAAGTTCCGCGCGGCCCAGTTTGGCATTCGCCACTATTGCACCATTGGGCTCAACTCGAAGGAAGCCAACAACGAGGCCTTGGCCGAACAAGTCATGGAGATCATGCCACTGTTCCTAGCTAAAGAGAACGTCGTGGCCGTGGGGGAAATTGGTTTCGATGACATGACCGCCCTCGAGGAGAAATACCTCCGTCTGCAGCTGGAAATGGCGAAGGAAGTCGACCTGCCGGTGCTGATCCATACGCCCCACCGCAACAAAAAGCAGGGAACGTATCGCAGCATGGACATCATCGAAGAACACGAAATCCCACCCCATTTAGTGGTGATCGACCACAACAATGAGGAGACCTGCGAAGAAGTCCTGCGACGTGGCTACTGGGCCGCGTTCACCATCTACCCCAAGACCAAAATGGGGAACGAACGCATGGTCGAGATCGTAAAGAAATACGGTCCAGAGAGAATCATTGTCGATTCCTCCGCCGATTGGGGTGTTTCCGACCCGTTAGCCGTTCCGAAAACTGGCAATTTGATGCTCGAGCGGGGTGTCCCGCAAGAGCACGTTGAGTTAACCTGTTACAAGAACGCTTTGGCTGCTTATGGCCAGAGCGGTCAGTTCGAGGAATCGGATTGGCTCACCCCAGAACCCATCGATCAACGTACGTTGTTTGAAGGGAATAGCGTTCTGCGGGGAGGCCAGGCTCCTCGAGTCGATAAGCCTGAAGACGATCGTATCATTCAATAA
- a CDS encoding EboA domain-containing protein: protein MSYTPVQLLENWILRQASDSGQAWLDTQREAVATGDLKSLYMAFGFAPRKIGKADLQLTERDYNDAAEARPGWMPHTWTIDQAARVLLLMSLPAEDDAAFFVTLEKLFQTAEIREQICLYQSLQLLPHQELFDDRLSEGTRTNVKSIFESIAHHNPLPMELMSEQAWNQMVLKALFIGTALDPIEGLDRRVNPELARMLIDFAHERRAAKRPIPVELWRVAAPFADEIALEDMKALYASGEQLEQSAIALALVSTASDEADDILKTNPEIAKRAESGEITWRDIAQQAY, encoded by the coding sequence ATGTCCTACACCCCAGTTCAACTGTTAGAGAATTGGATTCTGCGTCAGGCTTCCGATTCCGGCCAGGCATGGCTCGATACGCAGCGTGAAGCAGTCGCCACCGGCGATCTCAAATCGCTGTACATGGCCTTTGGCTTTGCTCCGCGAAAGATCGGCAAAGCCGATCTTCAGCTGACCGAGCGCGACTATAACGATGCTGCCGAGGCCCGGCCCGGTTGGATGCCGCATACCTGGACGATCGACCAGGCAGCTCGCGTGCTCCTGCTGATGTCCCTTCCTGCGGAAGACGACGCCGCGTTTTTTGTCACGCTGGAGAAGCTGTTCCAAACGGCAGAGATTCGCGAACAGATTTGCCTGTACCAGTCCCTGCAACTGCTGCCACACCAAGAGCTTTTCGACGACCGCTTATCCGAAGGCACTCGCACCAACGTCAAGTCAATCTTCGAGTCGATCGCACACCACAATCCGCTGCCGATGGAACTGATGTCGGAGCAGGCCTGGAATCAGATGGTTCTTAAGGCGCTGTTCATTGGTACGGCACTCGACCCAATCGAAGGGCTCGATCGTCGCGTGAATCCGGAACTGGCACGCATGCTGATCGACTTTGCCCACGAACGCCGCGCGGCGAAGCGACCGATTCCCGTAGAGTTGTGGCGAGTGGCCGCCCCGTTTGCCGATGAAATAGCATTAGAAGACATGAAAGCACTATATGCTTCCGGCGAACAGCTCGAACAATCGGCCATCGCGTTGGCCCTGGTTTCGACCGCTTCAGACGAGGCCGACGACATCCTGAAAACCAATCCTGAAATCGCCAAGCGAGCCGAAAGCGGCGAAATCACTTGGCGTGATATCGCTCAGCAAGCGTACTAG
- a CDS encoding ArnT family glycosyltransferase: MKATDCQSVHGWTSLQKYLFAALLVGTFLFQLALLRAGHDWGGDFAQYLSHARNLATLESYADTGYVYNPDAAVIGPRAYPPLFPLFLAPIYAVFGVNYTAFRVAILVLFVATVAISTILFARRLSPWASLCFAGLLGTCPIFWDFHLSILSEHLFMLWWMLTFYVYQRYRGDPEKPSEHFGPAIVTGLLIYLAIGTRTVGIVLPPALLLTEVILYRRLTRYVVVSITAAIVFYAFQKFAFPIGGSGYLDQLSEINVRTLASNLFADSVSFLYFWKNGYAKWLTAATGFFLGLIAITGFCKESWPRPQLLAIASVFYFVLIVVWPGANGIRMTWPLLPGFLFWLLYALENVPASESWRKVCLTGFVVFTLACYVGEYSASEYGLLDGPETPAAQELFAEVNERVDPEEMCLFFKPRVLAFYTRRNSIGYPIDLNPQSLDRTLETAQVDVVITRSDQLPELESLLKQDGFQIDWSNAEFQLWRKKGTP; encoded by the coding sequence GTGAAAGCAACGGATTGCCAAAGTGTTCACGGATGGACTTCGCTGCAGAAATATCTCTTCGCGGCCCTGCTGGTCGGCACGTTTCTCTTTCAGCTTGCTTTGCTGCGTGCGGGACACGACTGGGGAGGTGACTTCGCCCAGTACTTGAGCCACGCACGCAACCTGGCCACCCTTGAAAGCTACGCTGACACCGGCTATGTCTACAACCCCGATGCGGCGGTCATCGGGCCGCGCGCCTACCCACCGCTCTTTCCGCTGTTTCTGGCACCGATCTACGCGGTCTTTGGCGTTAACTACACTGCGTTTCGTGTTGCGATTCTCGTGCTGTTTGTCGCAACGGTCGCGATTTCCACGATCCTATTCGCCAGACGACTATCACCATGGGCGTCCCTTTGTTTTGCAGGGCTGCTGGGTACCTGTCCAATCTTCTGGGATTTCCATCTATCCATTCTCTCGGAGCATCTGTTCATGCTGTGGTGGATGCTGACCTTCTATGTCTATCAGCGTTACCGCGGCGATCCCGAAAAACCTTCCGAGCACTTCGGACCGGCAATCGTAACCGGCCTACTCATATATCTGGCCATCGGCACGCGGACCGTTGGCATCGTGCTACCCCCTGCCCTGCTGCTGACCGAGGTTATCCTTTACCGCCGTTTAACACGCTACGTCGTGGTCAGTATCACGGCGGCCATTGTTTTCTATGCCTTTCAGAAGTTCGCATTTCCGATCGGTGGCTCTGGCTACCTCGATCAGCTTTCCGAGATCAATGTCCGTACGCTTGCGTCGAACCTGTTTGCCGACTCGGTCTCGTTTCTGTACTTCTGGAAGAATGGCTACGCGAAGTGGCTTACCGCGGCGACCGGCTTCTTTCTGGGACTGATCGCAATCACTGGTTTCTGCAAAGAAAGCTGGCCGCGGCCGCAGCTTCTGGCCATCGCCAGCGTATTTTATTTTGTACTGATCGTGGTCTGGCCTGGTGCCAATGGCATTCGCATGACGTGGCCCTTATTGCCAGGCTTTTTGTTTTGGCTGCTGTATGCCCTGGAAAACGTTCCCGCATCAGAATCGTGGCGAAAGGTATGCCTGACAGGCTTTGTCGTCTTCACGCTGGCCTGCTATGTCGGCGAGTACTCCGCTTCCGAGTACGGCCTATTAGATGGTCCCGAGACTCCAGCTGCGCAAGAACTATTCGCAGAAGTCAACGAGCGGGTCGATCCAGAAGAGATGTGCCTGTTCTTCAAACCGCGTGTTCTGGCATTTTACACGCGTCGAAACTCGATCGGGTATCCCATCGATCTCAATCCCCAGTCACTCGATCGTACGCTGGAAACAGCCCAAGTCGATGTCGTGATCACGCGCAGCGACCAACTGCCAGAACTGGAGAGTCTTCTCAAGCAGGATGGCTTTCAGATCGACTGGTCGAATGCCGAGTTTCAGCTCTGGCGGAAAAAGGGCACGCCTTAG
- a CDS encoding DUF2500 family protein: protein MKCPSCGANLLEDSLTCEFCGSRTTSPNQQHDRDIFRRIQLSPLYVDRLSAQRIEKLPKPGIGQMIFLGVFFTMFCGISLFIAVMAIGIGGVASMSEQAFPFSIIPFCMGIVPLGMFVMGVFMAIRMFQNFQTMRDGKVDAIAAIVTGKRTQVSGGGENSSASTSYFVTFEFEDGQRREFPVLDGSLYGRVSEDDAGVLFSRDKFAVDFDRVRV, encoded by the coding sequence ATGAAGTGCCCCAGTTGTGGAGCCAATTTGCTGGAAGACTCGTTAACGTGCGAGTTTTGCGGTTCGCGTACGACATCCCCCAACCAACAGCACGATCGGGACATTTTCCGACGCATCCAGCTTTCTCCGTTGTATGTCGATCGACTCTCGGCACAGCGCATCGAAAAGTTGCCCAAGCCAGGCATCGGGCAGATGATCTTTCTGGGGGTCTTTTTCACGATGTTTTGTGGCATCTCCCTGTTCATTGCCGTGATGGCGATTGGGATCGGCGGAGTGGCCAGCATGAGCGAACAGGCGTTCCCGTTTTCAATCATCCCGTTTTGTATGGGGATTGTACCTCTGGGGATGTTCGTGATGGGCGTGTTCATGGCGATCCGTATGTTCCAAAACTTCCAGACGATGCGCGATGGCAAGGTCGATGCCATCGCGGCGATTGTCACCGGGAAACGCACTCAGGTTTCCGGCGGAGGTGAGAACAGTTCGGCCAGCACCAGCTACTTCGTGACGTTCGAGTTCGAAGATGGCCAGCGCAGGGAGTTTCCGGTCTTGGATGGAAGTCTCTATGGGCGAGTTTCTGAAGACGACGCAGGCGTTCTCTTTTCCCGCGATAAATTCGCCGTCGATTTCGATCGCGTGAGGGTTTAG
- a CDS encoding VOC family protein has protein sequence MSLAHLTIATQDSAATAKFFQEIFDWPEVHRPANVDLTTYWLDIGHGQQVHVLQVDDFQVSPFEREFGRHFAFLFSAAKLVTIRERLAERNVDVIPPIRPTPFERFFFQDPNGYMFEVIDQDKFVQEK, from the coding sequence ATGTCGCTCGCCCACCTCACGATCGCCACACAAGATTCCGCGGCTACGGCTAAGTTCTTTCAAGAGATCTTCGACTGGCCGGAAGTCCATCGCCCAGCTAACGTCGACCTGACAACCTATTGGCTCGATATCGGGCACGGCCAGCAGGTCCACGTGCTGCAGGTCGATGACTTCCAGGTGTCTCCATTCGAACGGGAATTCGGTCGCCACTTCGCCTTTCTTTTTTCGGCTGCCAAGCTCGTCACCATTCGCGAGCGACTCGCTGAAAGAAACGTCGACGTCATTCCGCCGATTCGCCCCACTCCGTTCGAGCGGTTCTTCTTTCAAGATCCCAACGGGTACATGTTCGAAGTAATCGACCAGGATAAGTTCGTCCAAGAGAAATAA
- a CDS encoding vWA domain-containing protein, which translates to MPRRMITVNNAALGWISATLVGVVMLVGCGDNVKFRNPLAKNEPKQQPAPAQPAPKPKADPKPVQTKEAQARNTMIRTTSLRGGGASRFGSGKAVGANSSVEENVERLRSEIASSIDFAPTMIVWVVDSTLSASELRSSWASGVKKLYSDFQANGLPGGKSAEALSTAIVSFGEKTDFVLEQPTTDFNEVIGKLNAIQTDNSGKESTFATIGQVFDKYGPIKQQQARELMVVVVTDEAGDDWQQVDAIVEKANTTGVRVYAIGVPAPMGRKMAEVAPQESRTDGIPAMLQGPETRYSQRVDMKFNSGGFGGDDVDSGYGPFSLTYLAYQTRGSFLVSRLRSAPWPGSAIRFEDEVMRKYPPQYLTEAQYQTQLSENKALAALHQAASQGQVEAMTYPASQFVVEDEARLKNALDGAQRIAARLEPLINAIYDPLAEGEKDRDKITDKRWQASYDLALGRAAANKARVDGYNQMLAILKGGRKFEDPSHNTWNLEPADTLEEAGSRLEKTRLQAKEYLERVIKEHPDTPWAYFAEKELEAPIGWKWVEY; encoded by the coding sequence ATGCCTCGCCGAATGATAACTGTGAACAACGCCGCATTGGGATGGATCTCCGCGACGCTCGTGGGCGTGGTGATGTTGGTTGGTTGTGGAGACAACGTCAAGTTTCGCAATCCACTGGCCAAGAACGAGCCCAAGCAGCAGCCCGCTCCTGCACAGCCGGCACCTAAGCCCAAGGCGGATCCCAAGCCGGTGCAGACCAAAGAAGCCCAAGCTCGCAATACGATGATTCGCACGACCTCGCTGCGAGGCGGCGGTGCCAGCCGGTTTGGTAGCGGCAAAGCGGTGGGAGCCAATTCGAGTGTCGAAGAAAACGTCGAACGGTTGCGTTCGGAGATCGCCAGCAGCATCGACTTCGCTCCGACCATGATTGTCTGGGTCGTTGACTCGACGCTCAGTGCTTCCGAACTGCGAAGTTCGTGGGCTAGTGGTGTGAAGAAGCTGTACTCCGACTTTCAGGCCAATGGCTTGCCTGGGGGAAAATCGGCAGAAGCTCTTTCTACCGCGATTGTCAGCTTTGGCGAGAAAACCGATTTCGTACTCGAGCAGCCGACGACCGACTTCAATGAAGTGATCGGCAAGCTCAACGCCATTCAGACCGACAACTCGGGCAAGGAATCTACCTTCGCCACAATCGGCCAGGTCTTCGATAAGTACGGCCCGATCAAGCAGCAGCAAGCTCGCGAGCTGATGGTGGTTGTGGTTACTGATGAAGCTGGCGATGACTGGCAACAGGTCGACGCGATCGTGGAAAAGGCCAACACGACCGGTGTGCGAGTGTATGCGATTGGTGTGCCTGCCCCGATGGGACGCAAGATGGCAGAAGTCGCCCCGCAGGAATCGCGAACCGACGGCATACCAGCGATGCTGCAAGGACCGGAAACACGTTACTCGCAACGTGTCGATATGAAGTTCAACAGTGGCGGGTTCGGCGGTGACGACGTCGATAGCGGCTACGGTCCATTCAGTTTGACCTATTTGGCCTATCAAACGCGTGGATCGTTTCTCGTGTCGCGGCTTCGCTCGGCTCCTTGGCCAGGCAGTGCCATACGGTTCGAGGACGAGGTGATGCGAAAGTACCCGCCACAGTACCTGACCGAAGCCCAGTATCAGACCCAGCTCTCCGAGAACAAAGCGCTCGCCGCGCTGCATCAGGCTGCTTCGCAAGGACAGGTCGAAGCGATGACCTATCCCGCTTCGCAGTTCGTGGTGGAGGACGAAGCTCGGCTGAAAAACGCACTGGATGGAGCCCAACGCATTGCTGCACGCTTAGAGCCGCTGATCAACGCTATTTACGATCCGCTGGCCGAAGGGGAGAAAGATCGCGATAAGATCACCGATAAGCGTTGGCAGGCCAGCTACGACCTGGCCCTGGGCCGCGCCGCTGCCAATAAGGCTCGCGTCGATGGTTACAACCAGATGCTCGCGATTCTGAAGGGGGGGCGAAAGTTCGAGGACCCTTCGCACAACACGTGGAACCTCGAACCGGCCGATACCCTGGAAGAAGCTGGTAGCCGCCTGGAAAAGACCCGCCTGCAGGCCAAAGAGTATCTCGAACGTGTCATCAAAGAACACCCGGACACGCCATGGGCCTACTTTGCAGAAAAAGAGCTGGAAGCGCCTATCGGCTGGAAGTGGGTTGAATACTAA
- a CDS encoding purine-nucleoside phosphorylase, giving the protein MFKLKAQVEDLAAAIRRRWNERPLAGIILGTGLGTLTDGVDVEVTIDYEDLPHIPSSTALSHKGRLVCGRLGTVPVLVMEGRFHVYEGYSLETITLPVRVMKALGASILVVSNASGGMNPTYQSGDIMLMEDHINFMWRNPLTGHSDPNLGKRFPDMSSPYDKELLDAAARIARREGIPHHRGVYAAMTGPNYETRSEYRFLKKIGADVVGMSTVPEAIVAAQVGLRVLALSTVTNICLPDNLGCVGKYDVIRAAQAAEPRLRYIVKEVLLEQQGQLAAV; this is encoded by the coding sequence TTGTTCAAGCTTAAAGCCCAGGTCGAGGATTTGGCTGCTGCCATTCGGCGTCGATGGAACGAACGCCCCTTGGCCGGAATCATTTTAGGAACAGGGCTCGGTACGCTGACTGATGGTGTCGATGTCGAAGTGACGATCGACTACGAAGACCTGCCGCACATTCCATCTTCTACCGCCCTGAGTCATAAGGGGCGACTCGTATGTGGACGACTGGGCACTGTCCCAGTGTTGGTCATGGAGGGCCGTTTTCATGTTTACGAAGGGTATTCGCTCGAAACGATTACCCTGCCGGTTCGCGTGATGAAGGCGCTGGGGGCTAGTATTCTGGTTGTCAGCAATGCCAGCGGCGGCATGAACCCGACTTATCAAAGCGGCGACATCATGCTGATGGAAGACCACATCAACTTCATGTGGCGCAATCCGCTGACCGGGCACAGCGATCCGAATCTCGGCAAGCGTTTTCCCGATATGTCGAGTCCTTACGATAAAGAACTGCTCGACGCGGCCGCTCGCATTGCCCGCCGTGAAGGGATCCCGCATCATCGCGGCGTCTATGCGGCCATGACCGGGCCGAACTACGAAACGCGGAGCGAGTACCGCTTTCTCAAGAAGATCGGGGCCGACGTCGTTGGTATGAGCACCGTGCCGGAGGCGATCGTCGCGGCCCAGGTTGGCTTGCGCGTGTTGGCTTTATCGACGGTGACCAACATCTGCCTGCCAGACAACTTGGGTTGTGTCGGCAAGTACGATGTCATTCGAGCCGCCCAGGCCGCCGAGCCTCGCCTACGTTACATTGTGAAAGAAGTCTTGCTCGAACAGCAAGGCCAGTTGGCAGCCGTCTAA
- a CDS encoding purine-nucleoside phosphorylase, with translation MLDLYDKIQDALKVIQAKWNKTPKAGIILGTGLGGLVEEIEEEASFEYTDIPHFAASTATSHRGRLVCGTLCGVPVVAMEGRFHMYEGYSLKQITLPVRVMKALGAELLLCSNAAGGMNPFYNCGDIVLIDDHINLMGDNPLIGINDDRLGPRFPDMCAPYDHELIDKALGIARKEDIVAHRGVFVAVAGPNLETRAEYRFLRAIGADLVGMSTVPEVIVAVHCGLKTVGFSIVTDLCLPDALKPADVAEIIAIANKAEPKLRTLVKGVLTEYAG, from the coding sequence ATGCTCGATCTGTACGACAAAATCCAGGACGCATTGAAAGTTATCCAAGCGAAATGGAACAAGACCCCCAAGGCTGGCATCATCCTGGGCACTGGGCTGGGCGGCCTGGTGGAAGAGATCGAGGAAGAGGCCTCGTTTGAATACACCGACATCCCGCACTTCGCCGCTTCGACGGCGACCAGCCATCGCGGCCGGTTGGTTTGCGGTACGCTGTGTGGGGTTCCGGTCGTGGCGATGGAAGGCCGTTTCCACATGTACGAAGGGTACTCGCTCAAGCAGATTACCCTGCCAGTACGCGTGATGAAGGCCCTGGGTGCCGAACTGCTGCTGTGCTCGAACGCGGCCGGCGGTATGAACCCGTTCTATAACTGCGGCGACATTGTGCTGATCGACGATCACATCAACTTGATGGGGGATAACCCGCTGATCGGTATCAACGACGATCGCCTTGGGCCACGCTTCCCGGATATGTGTGCCCCGTACGATCACGAGCTGATCGACAAGGCTCTGGGCATCGCTCGCAAGGAAGATATCGTTGCGCATCGGGGCGTATTCGTGGCGGTCGCCGGGCCGAACCTCGAAACGCGTGCCGAGTACCGCTTCCTGCGTGCTATCGGCGCGGACCTGGTCGGCATGAGCACCGTGCCGGAAGTGATTGTCGCGGTACACTGCGGGCTGAAGACCGTTGGCTTCTCGATTGTCACTGACTTGTGCCTGCCGGATGCCTTGAAGCCAGCCGATGTGGCCGAGATCATTGCGATTGCCAACAAAGCAGAACCGAAGCTGCGAACGCTGGTCAAAGGTGTGCTGACAGAGTACGCCGGTTAG
- a CDS encoding type 1 glutamine amidotransferase domain-containing protein, with protein MPSEQTLAGKRILIFVGDIYEDLELWYPHLRLKEAGAESVLAGLTAGETYAGKHTYPAKADIAIADLDPNTFDGVICPGGFMPDRLRREDQVKSLVRHFHDKGQLVAAICHGGWFLASAGICRGTRQTGSPGIKDDMIHAGVTWEDAEVVVDGHIVTSRRPDDLPAFCRAIIGVLEKQA; from the coding sequence ATGCCCTCTGAGCAAACCCTCGCCGGAAAACGAATTCTCATCTTTGTAGGTGACATCTACGAAGATCTCGAACTGTGGTATCCTCACCTGCGCTTGAAAGAAGCCGGGGCCGAATCCGTTTTGGCTGGTCTTACCGCAGGCGAAACGTACGCCGGCAAGCACACCTATCCCGCGAAAGCCGATATCGCGATCGCGGATCTCGACCCCAACACGTTCGACGGTGTGATCTGCCCTGGCGGTTTCATGCCTGATCGGCTACGCCGAGAAGATCAGGTGAAATCGCTCGTTCGACACTTTCACGACAAAGGCCAATTGGTGGCCGCCATTTGCCACGGAGGATGGTTCCTGGCTTCGGCCGGTATCTGTCGTGGGACTCGCCAAACGGGTTCACCAGGCATCAAAGACGACATGATCCATGCCGGCGTTACCTGGGAAGATGCGGAAGTAGTCGTCGACGGCCATATCGTTACCAGTCGCCGCCCCGACGACCTCCCGGCGTTTTGTCGTGCGATCATCGGCGTGCTGGAGAAACAAGCCTAA
- a CDS encoding DUF480 domain-containing protein, with the protein MSEDMHTPEPAWRPLSKIQRRVLGVLIEKAKTTPDAYPMSLNGLTTGSNQKSNRDPQLNLESWEVEEAIEQLREMGAVAEVHGDGRVVKFRHYAKDWLGCDGNELAVMAELLLRGPQTVGELRGRAARMGKIPDMGSLQPLLDDLQRKKLIIPLTPKGRGQVVTHALFSEKELTEQRNQLGDGRVVESHVEPPDATSIAEPVQRPVSPEPTSPPPAPVATSATASSDSSEIAELRAEVAALKAELERLKKDVEDIWSSMT; encoded by the coding sequence ATGTCTGAAGATATGCATACCCCGGAGCCAGCGTGGCGTCCCCTTTCCAAGATCCAGCGTCGCGTGCTTGGCGTGCTGATCGAGAAAGCCAAGACAACGCCAGATGCCTATCCCATGTCCCTTAACGGTCTGACGACCGGCAGTAATCAGAAAAGCAATCGCGACCCTCAACTGAACCTGGAAAGCTGGGAAGTCGAGGAAGCGATCGAGCAGCTGCGCGAGATGGGTGCTGTCGCCGAAGTGCATGGAGACGGACGCGTCGTCAAGTTTCGCCACTATGCCAAAGACTGGCTGGGCTGCGATGGAAACGAACTTGCCGTGATGGCCGAGTTGCTACTGCGCGGTCCCCAAACCGTGGGCGAGCTGCGCGGCCGGGCAGCTCGAATGGGCAAGATTCCCGATATGGGCTCGCTGCAGCCACTTCTGGATGATCTCCAGCGAAAGAAGCTGATCATACCGCTCACCCCCAAGGGGCGCGGGCAAGTCGTTACGCATGCGCTGTTCAGCGAGAAGGAACTGACCGAGCAGCGCAACCAGTTGGGCGATGGACGAGTTGTCGAATCGCATGTCGAACCGCCTGACGCCACGTCGATCGCCGAACCAGTCCAGCGTCCGGTCAGCCCCGAGCCAACGTCTCCTCCGCCAGCGCCAGTTGCTACGTCGGCAACCGCGTCTTCCGATAGTTCGGAGATTGCCGAGCTCCGCGCAGAAGTGGCCGCCCTGAAGGCGGAACTCGAACGCCTGAAGAAGGACGTTGAAGATATCTGGTCGAGCATGACCTGA
- the hemB gene encoding porphobilinogen synthase produces the protein MTATGSLGDFPHYRPRRNRQTEWSRRLVRENHLTVDDLIWPIFVQPGKATRTPISSLPSVDRVTIDLAAEEAQRAEELGIPVIALFPATPSELKTPQCQEAINPDNLVCQSVRAIKQLGLTVGILCDVALDPYSSHGQDGLVKDGYVVNDETVEMLCQQSIVQAQAGCDIIAPSDMMDGRIGAIRKALDHDGYQHVQIMSYAAKYASAFYGPFRDAVGSSGNLGSGDKKTYQMDPANTDEALREVALDIKEGADMVMVKPGMPYLDIVQRVKETFGQPTYVYQVSGEYAMLHAAAGNGWLDLDKTMLESLTAFKRAGADGILTYFAPKAAEMLKKG, from the coding sequence ATGACTGCTACGGGTTCGCTCGGAGATTTCCCACATTACCGCCCTCGCCGGAACCGGCAAACCGAATGGTCGCGGCGGCTCGTGCGAGAAAACCATCTGACCGTCGACGATCTGATTTGGCCCATCTTCGTTCAGCCAGGCAAAGCCACACGTACGCCGATCTCTTCCCTGCCAAGCGTCGACCGCGTGACGATCGATCTCGCCGCGGAAGAAGCCCAACGTGCCGAGGAACTTGGCATTCCGGTGATCGCCCTGTTTCCGGCGACACCAAGCGAACTGAAGACACCTCAGTGCCAGGAAGCGATCAACCCCGATAACTTGGTTTGCCAGTCGGTTCGAGCAATCAAACAACTAGGTTTGACCGTCGGCATCTTGTGCGACGTCGCACTCGACCCATATTCCAGCCACGGGCAAGATGGCCTGGTCAAAGATGGCTATGTGGTCAACGACGAAACGGTCGAGATGCTGTGCCAGCAATCGATCGTCCAGGCCCAGGCCGGCTGCGACATCATCGCCCCCAGCGACATGATGGACGGACGCATCGGTGCCATTCGCAAGGCGCTCGATCACGACGGCTACCAACACGTGCAAATCATGTCGTACGCGGCCAAGTATGCTTCGGCCTTCTATGGTCCTTTCCGCGATGCGGTGGGGTCCTCTGGCAATCTTGGCAGCGGCGACAAAAAGACCTACCAAATGGACCCGGCCAATACCGACGAGGCGCTGCGTGAAGTAGCACTCGACATTAAGGAAGGGGCCGACATGGTGATGGTCAAACCCGGGATGCCGTACCTCGACATCGTGCAGCGTGTGAAGGAAACCTTCGGCCAGCCTACATACGTCTACCAGGTCTCAGGCGAGTACGCCATGCTGCACGCCGCCGCCGGCAACGGCTGGCTCGACCTCGACAAGACGATGCTCGAAAGCTTAACGGCATTTAAACGCGCGGGTGCCGATGGCATACTTACTTACTTCGCCCCTAAAGCAGCGGAAATGCTGAAGAAGGGCTAA